A section of the Chlorocebus sabaeus isolate Y175 chromosome 17, mChlSab1.0.hap1, whole genome shotgun sequence genome encodes:
- the DNPH1 gene encoding 5-hydroxymethyl-dUMP N-hydrolase has product MAAAGVRGRSKSGELGESGRPALYFCGSIRGGREDRTLYERIVSRLRRFGTVLTEHVAAAELGARGEEAAGGDRLIHERDLAWLQEADVVVAEVTQPSLGVGYELGRAVAFNKRILCLFRPQSGRVLSAMIRGAADGSRFQVWDYEEGEVEALLDRYFEADPPGQVAASPNPPT; this is encoded by the exons ATGGCTGCTGCCGGGGTGCGGGGGCGCAGCAAgagtggggagctgggggagtcTGGCCGCCCGGCCCTGTACTTCTGCGGGAGCATTCGCGGCGGACGCGAGGACAGGACGCTGTACGAGCGGATCGTGTCTCGGCTGCGGCGATTCGGGACAGTGCTCACCGAGCACGTGGCGGCCGCCGAGCTGGGCGCGCGCG GGGAAGAGGCTGCTGGGGGTGACAGGCTCATCCATGAGCGGGACCTGGCGTGGCTGCAGGAGGCAGATG TGGTCGTGGCAGAAGTGACACAGCCATCCCTGGGTGTAGGCTATGAGCTGGGCCGGGCTGTGGCCTTCAACAAGCGGATCCTATGCCTGTTCCGCCCGCAGTCTGGCCGCG TGCTTTCGGCCATGATCCGGGGAGCAGCAGATGGCTCTCGGTTCCAGGTGTGGGACTATGAGGAGGGAGAGGTGGAGGCGCTGCTGGATCGATACTTCGAGGCTGATCCTCCAGGGCAGGTGGCTGCCTCCCCTAACCCACCCACTTGA